In the genome of Streptomyces sp. P3, the window CGTCGACTTCTTCGCCCACGGCGCCCTCCCGGCACCGCGGATGACCACCGCCCAGGCCGAGTTCGTCGCTGCCCGCCACCTCGGCCTCACCGCTCGTGCGACCGCCCTGGGAAGCCAGCAGGACGCCAATTTCCTGCTCCTCGCGGACGACGGGACAGCCCTGGCGATCCTGAAGATCGCCAACCCCGCCTTCGGTCCGGTGGAGGTCGAGGCCCAGGACACGGCCGCCGACCTGATCGCCGCGGCGCACCCGGAACTGCGCGTCGCGACCGTCCTGCGTCACTGCGACGGCTCCCCACGCCGCACCACGGTCGACACCGGGGGCGGACCGGCCGTCGCCCGGCTGCTTCGCCATCTGCCGGGCGGACCGCTCACGGGCTCCCGCCACCTGTCCCCGGGCACGGTGGCGGCCATGGGCGCCATCACCGCCAAGGTCGGCAACGCCCTGCGGGACTTCCGGCACCCCGGCCTCGACCGGGTGCTCCAGTGGGACCTGCGGCACGCGTCCCGTGTCGTCGCCGAACTCGCCGAGTACATCGACGAGCCGGACCGACGCACCGCCGTCCGTACCGCGACCGCACACGCCTGGGCCGAGGTGGAGAACCACGCGGCCGCGTTGCCGTCGCAGGCCGTGCATCTGGACCTCACCGACGACAACCTGATCCGCTCGCTCGACGGACACCCGCCGAAGCCCGACGGCATCATCGACTTCGGTGACCTGACGACGAGTTGGGCGGTGAGCGAACTGGCCGTGTCGCTGTCCTCGATGCTCCACCACGACGGCGTCGAACCCCACCACGTGCTGCCCGCCGTCCGGGCCTTCCACGCGGTGCGGCCGCTCTCCGCGCAGGAGGCGGAGGTGGTGTGGCCACTCGTGGTGCTGCGCGCCGCCGTCCTGGTGGCCAGCGGACATCACCAGGCCTGCGTCGACGAGGACAACGCCTACGCCACGGCCGCCCTCGACCACGAATGGCTCATCTTCGAGCAGGCCACCCGGCTGCCCCATCAGGTGATGACCCGCCTCGTCAAGGACGCGATCGGCGCGGCCGACGCGTCGGCGTGGGCGGACGGTCCTGCCCGGACCGTTGCGCCGACGCCGGCCGTTGCGCCGACGCCGGCCGCTGCGCCGGCACATCGCCTGCTGCGCGGCGTGACCGCCACCGACATCACCACCCTCGACCTGTCCACCGGCGCGGACTCCATGGACCACGGGGCGTGGCTCGCGGCGGACACCGAGCACCGGCAGGCACGCGCCGCGCTCGCGGACGGGGCCTCCGTGGTGGCCACTCACTACGCGCAGGCACGGCTCACCCGGGCTCCCGCGCTGTCGGCTGAGTCTCCCGCCACGGTGCCCACCGGCATCGACCTGTGGCTCGGACGGGCCGTGGTGGCGCAGGCTCCCGCCGCGGGAGAGGTCCTCGCCGCGGCGCCGGGCCGCGTCGAGATCGCCTACGGCGCCAGGGTGCTGACGTTGTCCTTCCCGGACACGGTCAAGCCGGTGGTGGACGCCGGCCGGACGGCCCGGGCGGGCGAGGACCTCGCCGTTCTGCCCGCCGGAGCCTCGGTCCACGTGGCGTTGCTCCCCGCAGGCGGCCCCCTCGTGCCGCGCCTGGTCCGTCCCGAGTACGCGGCCGGATGGCTCGCGCTCACAGCGGATCCCGGTCCCCTCCTCGGGCTCCCGGCCGCCGGACGTGCCGAGCCGGCGGACCTGCTGGCGCGGCGCGGAGCCGTGTTCGCGACGGTGCAGGAGCACTACTACGCCGACCCTCCTCGCATCGAACGCGGTTGGCGCCACCATCTGCTGTCCGTCGAGGGCCGCTCCTACCTCGACATCGTCAACAACGTCACCCCGCTGGGCCACGCCCACCCGCGGGTCGAGAAGGCCGTGGCCCGTCAGCTGCGGCGGCTCAACACCAACTCGCGGTTCCACTACGCCTCGGTCGTGGAGTTCACCGAACGCCTCGCAAGCCTCCTGCCCGAGCCGCTGGACACGGTGTTCCTGGTCAACTCCGGATCCGAGGCGGTGGACCTGGGCCTGCGTCTCGCCGTCGGAGCCACCGGACAGCACGACGTCGTCGCGGTCCGCGAGGCCTACCACGGCTGGACCCACGCCTCCGACGCGGTGTCCACCTCGCTCCAGGACAACCCGAACGCCCTGGCAACCCGGCCGAGTTGGGTACACACCGTGGACTCGCCCAATGCGTACCGCGGGCGGCACCGCGGTGT includes:
- a CDS encoding aminotransferase, whose translation is MPHHAHRAVDFFAHGALPAPRMTTAQAEFVAARHLGLTARATALGSQQDANFLLLADDGTALAILKIANPAFGPVEVEAQDTAADLIAAAHPELRVATVLRHCDGSPRRTTVDTGGGPAVARLLRHLPGGPLTGSRHLSPGTVAAMGAITAKVGNALRDFRHPGLDRVLQWDLRHASRVVAELAEYIDEPDRRTAVRTATAHAWAEVENHAAALPSQAVHLDLTDDNLIRSLDGHPPKPDGIIDFGDLTTSWAVSELAVSLSSMLHHDGVEPHHVLPAVRAFHAVRPLSAQEAEVVWPLVVLRAAVLVASGHHQACVDEDNAYATAALDHEWLIFEQATRLPHQVMTRLVKDAIGAADASAWADGPARTVAPTPAVAPTPAAAPAHRLLRGVTATDITTLDLSTGADSMDHGAWLAADTEHRQARAALADGASVVATHYAQARLTRAPALSAESPATVPTGIDLWLGRAVVAQAPAAGEVLAAAPGRVEIAYGARVLTLSFPDTVKPVVDAGRTARAGEDLAVLPAGASVHVALLPAGGPLVPRLVRPEYAAGWLALTADPGPLLGLPAAGRAEPADLLARRGAVFATVQEHYYADPPRIERGWRHHLLSVEGRSYLDIVNNVTPLGHAHPRVEKAVARQLRRLNTNSRFHYASVVEFTERLASLLPEPLDTVFLVNSGSEAVDLGLRLAVGATGQHDVVAVREAYHGWTHASDAVSTSLQDNPNALATRPSWVHTVDSPNAYRGRHRGVRAACYGPEAAAVVDELAASGRPAGAFVSETFYGNAGGVALPDGYLAEVYAAVRRHGGLAVADEVQVGYGRLGQWFWGFEQQQVVPDVVCVAKAMGNGHPLGAVITSKAVADRYRDQGYFFSSTGGSPVSSVVGLTVLDTLRDEDLQGNAVRVGGRLKSRLLALAADYGVIGAVHGSGLYLGLELVRDRGTLEPATEETAELCDRLLDLGVVVQPTGDHLNILKIKPPLCIDAAAVDFFADMLDRALEELGHGG